From the Kallotenue papyrolyticum genome, the window GCCGTGACGCTGGCCAAGATCGCCGGCTTCGACTGGATCCGCCAACAGGTGGAGTGGGCCGATACCGAGGTTGCCGACCGTACCTTCGGCTTCCAGGAGCTGGACAAGGTGGTCAACACGGTGGCAGCGCACAACATGAAGCTGCTGCTGAGCGTGGTGCGCTCGCCGGAGTGGGCTACCGGCCGTCCCGGCGATCATGGTCTGCCCAACAATCCCGAAGACTATGGCCGCTTCGTGGCCGCCATTGTCGAGCGCTACCGCGGCAAGGTGCACGCCATCGAGGTCTGGAACGAGCAGAACCTGGCGGTGGAGAATGGCGGACGCGTCGTGCCTGAGGACGCGGCGCGCTACGTCGAGCTACTCAAGGTCGCCTATCAGCGCATCAAAGCCGTAGATCCTTCGGTTGTCGTCGTTGCCGGTGCGCTGTCGTCTACCGGCGAGAACAATCCCGAGCGCGCTGTGGATGACATCACCTACTACAAGGCGATGTTTGCCTACAACAACGGCGAGATTCGCAACTACATGGACGCGCAGGGCTTTCACCCGGCTACCACGCTCAACCCGCCCGACGCGCTCTACCCCGAAGCGCCGGGACCTGGCTGCAACCAGAATCCGCCGCAGTGGTGCGATGATCCAACCCATTACTTTCGGCACATCGAGAACGTGCGGCGCGTGATGGAAGAGCACGGCTTGGGCGATAAGCAGATCTGGATCACCGAGATGGGCTGGGCTACGCAAAATGTCACGCCCGGCTATGAATATGGCAATCAGATCTCTTTTGAACAACAGGCCGACTACCTGGAGGGGGCACTGTTCCGCATTCTTTACCAGTACAAGTATGTCGGCGTCGCATTCATCTGGAATCTGAACTTCGCCGTCACCTGGGGCCAGGAGGGCCAGCCGTTGCACGAGCAGGCTGCCTTTGGGCTGCTCAACCCGGATTGGAGTCCGCGCCCGGCCTTTACGCGTGTTCAGGGCTTCATCAACGCTGCGCGCCAGGAGCAGCAGTGAAAGCGAGGGAGACGGGGCGATCGGGAGCCATGGCGACCGTGCTCTGTCTCCCGATCGCTGTGCTGCAGAGCGCGGGCTTCGGCGTGCGGGCGCTGACCACCACCGGTGTTCCACTGCCACCATCACGCTCAGCCCCTATCTTCGCCAACCGGCGAGCGCATAGCGCTCTGGCTCGTTTTGGAGTGCGGAAGCCATGCTTCCGCGGCGCCCGCAGGGCGTCGGTGCTGCCCGCTTTTGGCGTGCGGGCGCCGTGCTCCCGCGGCGTTGGCGGAGCCGGCGCCACCACAACCGCGGCCGCCCCGCTGGCGCGCGCCCGCCCCACGGGCGCTGACCCACCTCGTTGTCTTGCTACGGCCCACCACGGTGCGCTGAGGTCCCAGGACCGGTCTGGCGCGCTACGCGCGCCGCGCCAGCATGGCTGGCGCACGCCAAAAAACGGCTTTGGCGTGCGGGCAGCGCCTCGGATTTTGGCGTGCGGGCGCCGTGCTCCCGCGGCGCCGGCGGAGCCGGCGCCATCCAACGCAGTACGCGCGCATGCCGGCAGGGTTGACCACAGCACCCGAGCGCACTACGAGCGCGGCGCACTCCAAAAAGCCCCATCTCTGTCTCGTCTCCCTCGCTACAGCGCTCCTCGGGTTTTGAGCTCTAGATATTTGTTGATCAGCGCTACCGAGAGCTGATCGGCAGGCACATCGAGGGTTAGTACGCCGGCGCGCTGGAGCGTATCCAGAATCAGGCGCCGCTCGGCCAGCAACTGCTCGGCCACGGCACGCTCATACAGCTGCTGCGTATGCTGCGGCGTTTGGCGCGCGCTGCGCGTCACGTGCGGATCGCTCATCAATACCAGCAGTGGCAGATGGTGGCGTGCCAGCCGCGCCAGATGCGCAATCAACGGTTGGGCTGCTTCCAGCGTCACCAGATCGCTGAAAACGACGATCAGCGAGCGACGACGGTTCTTAACACTGAGGTAGCCCAGCGCACGCGCGTAGTCGGCTTCGACCGGTTGGCTCTCAACATTGTAGAGTAGCTCCAACATCGTGTAGAACTGGCTCCGACCCTTGCCGGGCGCGAGGTAGGCGCTGACCTGATCGGCAAATGTCAGGAGTCCGATCTGATCGCCGCGCAGGGTGGCGACGTAGCTGGCCAGCAGCGCCGCGTTGATGGCATGATCTACTTTTTGCAAAGCGCCAATCGGCGTGCGCATCAGCCGTCCGGTATCGATGGCGCAGACCACCTGCTG encodes:
- a CDS encoding cellulase family glycosylhydrolase, which encodes MKRRSLRHALVLISLLALLLAACGTSPAANSGVTPSPVSNTTPSSAPASTPAAEVGAATPTSAPGDTPTAETPTTAAGPSPTATAAATINLPTRLEFGAVATLYYTDAERAVTLAKIAGFDWIRQQVEWADTEVADRTFGFQELDKVVNTVAAHNMKLLLSVVRSPEWATGRPGDHGLPNNPEDYGRFVAAIVERYRGKVHAIEVWNEQNLAVENGGRVVPEDAARYVELLKVAYQRIKAVDPSVVVVAGALSSTGENNPERAVDDITYYKAMFAYNNGEIRNYMDAQGFHPATTLNPPDALYPEAPGPGCNQNPPQWCDDPTHYFRHIENVRRVMEEHGLGDKQIWITEMGWATQNVTPGYEYGNQISFEQQADYLEGALFRILYQYKYVGVAFIWNLNFAVTWGQEGQPLHEQAAFGLLNPDWSPRPAFTRVQGFINAARQEQQ